Proteins encoded together in one Pseudomonas sp. Seg1 window:
- a CDS encoding DUF2780 domain-containing protein: protein MKISRGIAMASLMTLAASPVFAGFSLDDVTKAAASMQGGNSATAAAPTSETAGLLQAVTGLGVTPQQAVGGTSAMLGLAKNQLSSTDYSQLAKEVPGIDKLSGGSGNMAALSGLLGSSGKSAGLENALGNVKNTNDLNNAFGALGMDSGMVGQFAPVLLKYLGDQGVGGPLLQSLGSIWGAGTGS, encoded by the coding sequence ATGAAGATTTCACGCGGTATTGCAATGGCTTCGCTGATGACCCTTGCGGCCAGCCCGGTGTTCGCCGGTTTCAGCCTGGACGATGTGACCAAAGCGGCTGCGAGCATGCAGGGTGGCAACTCGGCCACCGCCGCCGCGCCGACCTCGGAAACCGCCGGTTTGCTGCAAGCCGTCACCGGTCTGGGTGTTACCCCTCAGCAAGCGGTCGGCGGCACCAGCGCCATGCTTGGCCTGGCCAAGAACCAATTGAGCAGCACCGATTATTCGCAATTGGCCAAAGAAGTGCCGGGCATCGACAAGCTGTCGGGCGGTAGCGGCAACATGGCGGCGTTGAGCGGCTTGCTGGGTTCGTCGGGCAAATCCGCCGGGCTGGAAAACGCGCTGGGTAACGTCAAGAACACCAATGACCTGAACAATGCGTTCGGCGCATTGGGCATGGACAGCGGCATGGTCGGCCAGTTTGCCCCGGTGCTGCTCAAGTATCTGGGTGATCAAGGCGTCGGCGGCCCGCTGCTGCAAAGCCTGGGCAGCATCTGGGGCGCCGGCACCGGTAGCTGA
- a CDS encoding acyltransferase — MRRLLTGCFVTLLLLLNTLILIGPLLVFALLKLVAPGRWRDYASWAVMWIAETWAEIDKLIFRLCIPTQWDIRGGADLRGDTSYLVVSNHQSWVDIPALIQTLNRRTPFFKFFLKKELIWVPFLGLAWWALDYPFMKRYTKAFLARHPELAGKDLEITRQACELFKRQPVTVVNYLEGTRYTAVKSAQQQSPFNHLLKPKAGGVAFVLAALGEQLDAILDVTVVYPQENIPGFWDLISGNVPRVIIDIQTRELDPALWQGDYENDPLFREKVQSWVNQLWTEKDLRIAELRGERN, encoded by the coding sequence ATGCGCCGCCTGCTCACCGGCTGTTTCGTCACCCTGCTGCTGTTGCTCAACACCCTGATCCTGATCGGGCCGTTGCTGGTGTTTGCCCTGCTCAAACTGGTGGCGCCCGGGCGTTGGCGCGATTACGCGTCGTGGGCGGTGATGTGGATCGCCGAGACCTGGGCCGAAATCGACAAGCTGATTTTTCGCCTGTGCATCCCCACCCAATGGGACATTCGCGGGGGCGCAGACCTGCGCGGTGACACCTCGTACCTGGTGGTCAGCAACCATCAGTCGTGGGTCGATATTCCGGCGCTGATCCAGACCCTCAACCGGCGCACGCCGTTCTTCAAGTTCTTCCTCAAGAAGGAGCTGATCTGGGTTCCGTTTCTGGGGCTGGCGTGGTGGGCGCTGGATTACCCGTTCATGAAGCGCTACACCAAGGCATTCCTGGCCAGGCACCCGGAGCTGGCGGGCAAGGATCTGGAGATCACCCGACAGGCCTGCGAGCTGTTCAAGCGCCAGCCGGTGACCGTGGTCAACTATCTGGAAGGCACGCGCTACACCGCGGTGAAAAGCGCGCAGCAACAATCACCGTTCAACCACCTGCTCAAGCCCAAGGCCGGCGGCGTGGCGTTCGTGCTGGCGGCGCTGGGTGAACAGCTGGATGCGATTCTCGACGTCACCGTGGTTTATCCACAGGAGAACATTCCGGGGTTCTGGGACTTGATCAGCGGCAACGTGCCGCGGGTGATCATCGACATCCAGACCCGCGAGCTCGACCCGGCGCTGTGGCAGGGCGATTACGAGAACGATCCGCTGTTTCGCGAGAAGGTCCAGAGCTGGGTCAACCAGCTCTGGACCGAGAAAGATCTGCGCATCGCCGAACTGCGCGGCGAGCGCAACTGA
- the creB gene encoding two-component system response regulator CreB, with protein MPHILIVEDEAAIADTLIFALQGEGFTTTWVSLGEAALAHQRQTPADLIILDIGLPDISGFETCKQLRRFSEVPVLFLSARNAEIDRVVGLEIGADDYVVKPFSPREVAARVRAILKRMAPRPPIEASSALFRIDLERVQIAYRGQTLSLTRHEFRLLQCLLDQPERVFSREQLLDALGVAADAGYERSIDSHIKSVRAKLRLVRADAEPIQTHRGLGYSYSPGHS; from the coding sequence ATGCCTCATATCCTGATTGTCGAAGACGAAGCGGCGATTGCCGACACGCTGATTTTTGCCTTGCAGGGCGAGGGGTTCACCACCACTTGGGTGAGCCTCGGTGAGGCAGCGCTGGCGCACCAGCGCCAGACGCCGGCCGATCTGATCATTCTCGACATCGGCCTGCCGGACATCAGTGGTTTCGAAACCTGCAAGCAGCTACGCCGTTTCAGCGAAGTGCCGGTGCTGTTCCTTAGCGCCCGCAACGCCGAGATCGACCGCGTAGTGGGCCTGGAGATCGGCGCCGACGACTACGTGGTCAAGCCGTTCAGCCCTCGAGAAGTCGCGGCACGGGTCCGGGCGATCCTCAAGCGCATGGCGCCGCGCCCGCCAATCGAGGCCTCCTCGGCGCTGTTTCGCATTGATCTCGAGCGCGTGCAGATTGCCTATCGCGGCCAGACCCTGAGTCTGACCCGCCACGAATTCCGCCTGTTGCAATGCTTGCTCGACCAACCCGAACGGGTGTTCAGCCGCGAGCAATTGCTCGATGCGCTGGGTGTCGCCGCCGATGCCGGTTACGAGCGCAGCATCGACAGCCACATTAAAAGCGTGCGGGCCAAACTGCGACTGGTGCGCGCCGACGCCGAACCGATCCAGACCCATCGCGGCCTCGGTTACAGCTACAGCCCGGGGCACAGCTGA
- the creC gene encoding two-component system sensor histidine kinase CreC, translating into MSLGLRIFLVYVLFVGLTGYFVLNTVMEEIRPGVRQSTEETLVDTANLMAEILRDDFKAGTLSENRWPELLRAYGERQPQATIWGLPKNQVNHRIYVTDAKGIVVLDSSGVAVGQDYSRWNDVYLTLRGEYGARSSRSDPDDPASSVMHVGAPIRDNGQIIGVVTVAKPNSSLQPYVDRTERRLLFYGAGLIGLGLLFGALLSWWLSRALHRLTRYAEAVSEGRRVEVPHYRGGELEQLATAVEQMRTQLEGKAYVERYVHTLTHELKSPLAAIRGAAELLQGDMPAIQRLRFVGNIDSESARMQQLIERLLNLAQVEQRHGLEERVAVPLAVLVDELLQAQAARIEGKQLRIEQTIAADVLLIGEPFLLRQALGNLLENALDFTPPQGLLRFSAERVGEQIEVRLFNETAPIPDYALPRLTERFYSLPRPDSGRKSTGLGLNFVEEVVKLHGGSMSIRNVANGVEVALRLP; encoded by the coding sequence ATGTCGTTGGGGCTGAGGATTTTTCTGGTGTATGTGCTGTTTGTCGGCCTGACCGGCTATTTCGTGCTCAACACAGTGATGGAAGAAATCCGCCCCGGCGTGCGCCAGTCCACCGAAGAAACCCTGGTCGATACCGCCAACCTGATGGCGGAAATTCTCCGTGACGATTTCAAGGCAGGCACCCTCAGCGAGAACCGCTGGCCCGAGTTGCTGCGTGCCTATGGCGAACGCCAGCCGCAAGCGACCATCTGGGGTTTGCCGAAAAATCAGGTCAACCATCGCATCTACGTCACCGACGCCAAAGGCATCGTGGTGCTCGATTCCAGCGGCGTGGCGGTCGGTCAGGATTACTCGCGCTGGAACGATGTCTATCTGACCCTGCGCGGCGAATACGGTGCGCGTTCCAGTCGCAGCGACCCGGATGACCCGGCCTCGTCGGTGATGCACGTCGGCGCCCCGATCCGCGATAACGGCCAGATCATCGGTGTGGTCACCGTGGCCAAACCCAACAGCTCGTTGCAGCCCTATGTCGATCGCACCGAACGGCGTTTGCTGTTCTACGGTGCGGGCCTGATCGGCCTCGGCCTGTTGTTCGGCGCCTTGCTGTCGTGGTGGCTGAGTCGCGCGCTGCACCGTTTGACGAGGTATGCCGAGGCTGTCAGCGAAGGTCGGCGCGTTGAAGTGCCGCACTATCGCGGCGGTGAGCTGGAGCAACTGGCTACGGCGGTCGAGCAGATGCGCACGCAATTGGAGGGCAAGGCTTACGTCGAGCGCTACGTGCACACCCTGACCCACGAACTGAAAAGTCCGCTGGCGGCGATTCGCGGCGCGGCGGAGTTGCTGCAAGGTGACATGCCTGCGATTCAGCGACTGCGGTTTGTCGGCAACATCGACAGCGAAAGTGCGCGGATGCAGCAGTTGATCGAGCGCTTGCTGAATCTGGCGCAGGTCGAACAACGGCATGGCCTGGAGGAGCGGGTGGCAGTGCCGCTGGCGGTGTTGGTCGATGAGTTGTTGCAAGCGCAGGCAGCGCGGATTGAAGGCAAACAGTTGCGGATCGAACAGACGATTGCGGCGGATGTGTTGCTGATCGGCGAACCGTTTTTGCTGCGCCAGGCGTTGGGCAATCTGCTGGAGAACGCGCTGGACTTCACCCCGCCGCAGGGGTTGTTACGTTTCAGCGCCGAGCGCGTCGGCGAGCAGATCGAGGTTCGCTTGTTCAATGAAACTGCGCCGATTCCGGATTACGCCTTGCCGCGTTTGACTGAGCGCTTCTACTCATTGCCGCGCCCGGACAGTGGGCGCAAAAGCACGGGATTGGGGCTTAACTTCGTTGAAGAGGTGGTCAAGTTGCATGGTGGGTCGATGAGCATTCGCAATGTTGCAAACGGCGTTGAAGTGGCCCTGCGCTTGCCTTGA
- a CDS encoding ATP-dependent zinc protease, whose amino-acid sequence MKSLLALFALVALPVMAAEPTLYGRYEYIALPEIGGEVLKAKMDTGALTASLSAKDIETFTRDGEDWVRFRLGTKDASNKVYEHKVARISKIKSRSDEEDEGESTEVAKRPVVDLELCLGDVKRTVEVNLTDRSNFNYPLLIGAKALREFGAAVNPARRFTADKPDC is encoded by the coding sequence GTGAAATCCCTCCTTGCACTGTTTGCCCTTGTCGCCCTGCCGGTCATGGCCGCCGAGCCGACCCTGTACGGGCGCTACGAATACATCGCGCTGCCGGAAATCGGCGGTGAAGTGCTCAAGGCCAAGATGGACACCGGTGCGCTGACAGCGTCGCTGTCGGCCAAGGACATCGAAACCTTCACCCGTGATGGCGAAGACTGGGTGCGGTTCCGTCTCGGCACCAAGGACGCCAGCAACAAGGTCTACGAGCACAAGGTCGCGCGAATCAGCAAGATCAAGAGCCGTTCGGATGAAGAAGACGAAGGCGAAAGCACCGAAGTCGCGAAACGGCCAGTGGTCGATCTGGAGCTGTGCCTGGGCGACGTCAAGCGTACCGTGGAGGTCAATCTGACCGACCGCAGCAACTTCAACTATCCGCTGCTGATCGGTGCCAAGGCCTTGCGTGAATTTGGCGCGGCGGTGAACCCGGCGCGGCGCTTCACCGCCGACAAACCGGACTGCTAG
- a CDS encoding PepSY domain-containing protein translates to MKSKTIRRWSFVHTWTSLVCTVFLLMLALTGLPLIFHHEIEHLLGDAPEVREMPADTPRLNLAQLVEAAEKHRPDEVVQYFGFDDDEPNAVLTIMAKTAGTEPNSSHTFMLDARTGEALETPAANGGLMLFILRLHVDMFAGLPGKLLLAFMGLLFVVAIVSGTVLYLPFMRRLNFATVRQGKSTRLRWLDLHNLIGVVTLTWALVVGVTGVISACADLLIAAWRNDALNTLIAPYRDAPPLTQLAPATRLLDIAGEVAPGMKPDFIAFPGTRFSSEHHYSVFMKGGTHLTSHLLTPVLIDATTLQVTAVAERPWYMDAMGMSQPLHFGDYGGMPMKILWATLDVLTIIVLGSGVYLWVVRRKAAKPALETAEASA, encoded by the coding sequence ATGAAAAGTAAAACAATTCGCCGCTGGTCGTTCGTCCACACCTGGACCAGCCTGGTTTGCACCGTGTTTTTGCTGATGCTGGCACTGACCGGTCTGCCGCTGATCTTTCACCACGAAATCGAGCACTTGCTCGGCGATGCTCCTGAAGTGCGCGAGATGCCGGCGGACACGCCGCGTCTGAATCTGGCGCAACTGGTTGAGGCCGCGGAAAAACATCGCCCGGATGAAGTCGTGCAGTACTTCGGCTTCGACGACGATGAGCCGAATGCCGTCCTGACGATCATGGCGAAAACCGCCGGCACCGAGCCGAACTCTTCGCACACCTTCATGCTCGATGCTCGCACCGGTGAAGCGCTGGAAACCCCTGCGGCCAACGGTGGCCTGATGCTGTTTATCCTGCGCCTGCATGTCGACATGTTCGCCGGATTGCCGGGCAAATTGCTGCTGGCGTTCATGGGACTGCTGTTTGTCGTGGCGATTGTCTCGGGGACGGTGCTGTACCTGCCGTTCATGCGCCGCCTGAACTTCGCCACCGTGCGTCAGGGCAAATCCACACGCCTGCGCTGGCTGGACCTGCACAACCTGATCGGCGTCGTCACCCTGACCTGGGCGTTGGTGGTCGGCGTGACCGGGGTGATCAGCGCCTGCGCCGATCTGCTGATCGCTGCCTGGCGCAACGATGCGTTGAACACATTGATTGCGCCCTACCGCGATGCGCCGCCGCTGACGCAACTGGCACCGGCCACGCGTTTGCTCGACATCGCCGGCGAAGTCGCGCCGGGGATGAAACCAGACTTCATTGCCTTTCCCGGCACACGGTTCTCCAGCGAACACCACTACTCGGTGTTCATGAAGGGCGGCACGCACCTGACCTCGCATCTGCTGACGCCGGTGCTGATCGACGCCACTACCCTGCAAGTCACCGCCGTGGCCGAACGACCGTGGTACATGGACGCCATGGGCATGTCGCAGCCGCTGCACTTCGGCGACTACGGCGGCATGCCGATGAAGATTCTCTGGGCGACGCTGGATGTGCTGACCATCATCGTCCTCGGCAGTGGCGTGTACCTGTGGGTGGTGCGGCGCAAAGCCGCCAAGCCTGCGCTGGAAACGGCGGAGGCGTCTGCATGA
- a CDS encoding TonB-dependent siderophore receptor has protein sequence MSRSLDTLLRPSLLAVAIAFSTPLISSPLLAVEQASSVRAYNLPAAPLATTLNQIASQGGLALSLNPSLAAGKTSAPVNGQYDAAGALRAALQGTGLQLEQASTGTYTLVAVPEGVMALPETSVIGVENLETAWSPVEGYTATRTAAGTKTDTALVEAPRSISVATRQQMDDRSVHSLDDAVRYMPGITASSYGSDTRIDWLRVRGFEPTQFLDGLPLPRGIYANPKPETWNLDRLALLRGPASSVYGQTPPGGLLDMVSRRPSAEASSEIQLQYGSDNHRQINFASTGKIDDAGQFLYGISGVVRDSDTQIDHIENKRYNIAPSLTWNIDDDTKLTLLSQFTRDDTGVTSQFYPIQGTKIDMPFGKISHHKNLGDPDYDFYDRTYYALGYAFEHRLNDVWQFKQNLRYTKSDLSFQTVTVNSYNTTIPGFTVDDQGNVGRGTTNVDEDISQFAVDNNFQADFATGDIRHTLLLGLDHQRSNDNYTSIFGSAPDINVNNPIYGQPITRPPRSSAFYDYNQKTNQTGLYVQDQMALDQWRLTLGGREDWVHTSTRFLNKGDATNTQRDKAFSGNAAISYVFDSGFVPYLSYAESFQPTSGADASVTESFKPTEGKQWELGIKYQPPGSKTLLSAAVYDLTQKNVAVNNIVNNVTITSQTGEVKVKGLELEAVSDVTDNLKVIAAYTLAKSEVQKGVDKGNRLQLMPNQQASLWTDYTWHSGVLDGFGIGGGVRYTGNTYGDKANTWLGKADAYTVFDAAVHYDLGRLDNSLKGASLALNATNLFDKDYISTCDGYYCYYGDQRSVVASATYKW, from the coding sequence ATGTCCCGTTCGCTAGACACCTTGTTGCGCCCCAGTCTGCTGGCCGTCGCCATCGCTTTCAGCACTCCTCTGATCAGCAGCCCGTTGCTCGCCGTTGAACAAGCGTCCAGCGTTCGCGCCTACAACCTGCCGGCGGCGCCCTTGGCCACCACCCTCAACCAGATCGCCAGCCAAGGCGGCCTCGCCCTGTCGCTGAATCCTTCGCTGGCGGCGGGTAAGACCTCGGCACCGGTCAACGGTCAGTACGATGCGGCCGGCGCTCTGCGCGCGGCCCTGCAAGGCACCGGTCTGCAACTGGAACAGGCCAGCACGGGCACTTACACCTTGGTTGCCGTGCCGGAAGGCGTGATGGCGCTGCCGGAAACATCGGTCATCGGTGTGGAAAATCTGGAAACCGCTTGGAGCCCGGTCGAAGGCTACACCGCCACCCGCACCGCCGCCGGCACCAAAACCGACACCGCGCTGGTTGAAGCACCGCGTTCGATCTCCGTGGCCACGCGCCAGCAGATGGACGACCGCAGCGTGCACAGCCTCGATGACGCCGTGCGCTACATGCCCGGCATCACCGCCAGCAGCTACGGCAGCGACACGCGCATCGACTGGCTGCGCGTGCGTGGTTTCGAGCCGACTCAGTTTCTCGACGGCCTGCCACTGCCAAGAGGCATCTACGCCAACCCGAAACCGGAAACCTGGAACCTCGATCGCCTCGCCCTGCTACGCGGCCCGGCTTCGTCGGTTTACGGCCAGACCCCGCCAGGCGGTCTGCTGGACATGGTCAGCCGTCGTCCAAGCGCCGAAGCCAGCAGCGAAATCCAGTTGCAGTACGGCAGCGACAACCACCGCCAGATCAACTTCGCCAGCACCGGCAAGATCGATGACGCCGGGCAATTTCTGTATGGCATCAGCGGCGTGGTGCGCGACAGCGACACGCAGATCGACCACATCGAAAACAAGCGCTACAACATTGCACCGAGCCTGACCTGGAACATCGACGACGACACCAAGTTGACCTTGCTCTCGCAGTTCACCCGCGACGATACCGGGGTCACCAGTCAGTTCTATCCGATCCAGGGCACCAAGATCGACATGCCGTTCGGCAAGATTTCCCACCACAAGAACCTGGGCGATCCTGACTACGACTTCTACGACCGCACCTACTACGCGCTCGGTTATGCCTTTGAACATCGCCTGAACGATGTATGGCAGTTCAAACAGAATCTGCGTTACACCAAGTCCGATCTGTCGTTCCAGACCGTGACCGTCAACAGCTACAACACGACCATTCCCGGCTTCACCGTTGACGATCAGGGCAATGTCGGTCGCGGCACCACCAATGTCGATGAGGACATCAGCCAATTCGCCGTGGACAACAACTTCCAGGCCGACTTCGCTACGGGCGACATCCGTCATACCTTGCTGCTGGGTCTCGACCATCAGCGCAGCAACGACAACTACACCTCGATCTTCGGCAGCGCGCCGGACATCAACGTCAACAACCCGATCTACGGCCAGCCGATTACGCGTCCGCCACGTTCCTCGGCGTTCTACGACTACAACCAGAAAACCAACCAGACCGGTCTCTACGTGCAGGACCAGATGGCGCTGGACCAGTGGCGTCTGACCCTGGGCGGTCGTGAAGACTGGGTGCACACCAGCACCAGATTCCTCAACAAGGGCGACGCCACCAACACCCAGCGTGACAAGGCGTTCAGCGGTAACGCGGCGATCAGCTATGTGTTCGACTCGGGCTTCGTGCCATACCTGTCATATGCCGAATCCTTCCAGCCAACCAGCGGTGCCGATGCCAGCGTCACTGAGTCGTTCAAGCCGACCGAAGGCAAACAATGGGAACTGGGCATCAAGTACCAGCCACCGGGCAGCAAAACCCTGCTCAGCGCAGCCGTGTATGACCTGACCCAGAAGAACGTCGCGGTCAACAACATCGTCAACAACGTGACCATCACCAGCCAGACCGGCGAAGTGAAAGTCAAAGGCCTGGAGCTGGAAGCGGTTTCGGATGTCACCGATAACCTGAAAGTCATCGCCGCCTACACCCTGGCCAAGTCCGAAGTGCAGAAAGGTGTCGACAAGGGCAATCGCCTGCAACTGATGCCGAACCAGCAAGCCTCGCTGTGGACCGACTACACCTGGCACAGCGGCGTGCTCGACGGTTTCGGCATCGGCGGCGGCGTGCGCTATACCGGCAACACCTACGGCGACAAGGCCAACACCTGGCTGGGCAAGGCCGACGCCTACACCGTGTTCGATGCAGCCGTGCATTACGACCTCGGCCGACTGGACAACAGCCTCAAAGGTGCGTCGCTGGCGCTCAACGCCACCAACCTGTTCGACAAGGACTACATCTCCACCTGCGACGGTTACTACTGCTACTACGGCGACCAGCGCAGTGTGGTCGCCAGCGCTACTTACAAGTGGTAA
- a CDS encoding FecR family protein: MSPASSRPVPAHVLDAAIAWQLTLDSSSPLEREEFAKWHAANEEHARAWRQLGMLDQRFSVAKGPARSALLQSREGIRRRVRKLGSGLASVVAVIGMGLFAAEHYLPMDYWLADQRTATGEQRTVRLADGTVLNLNTHSAVDVRFDEKQRLIVLQEGEILVETGHGDARPFIVETREGSMRALGTRFLVKREEQGTRLSVLQSAVAARTQANPEEQILREGQQVLLRGDGLGSIVALTPGADAWTRGMLVVDNARLSDLVHELGRYRRGHLGVAPEVADLRITGSFPLHDTDKALSALLPTLPVQIEQHTPYWVTVAKADSKPE, from the coding sequence ATGTGCTGGATGCGGCGATTGCCTGGCAGTTGACGCTCGATTCGAGCAGCCCGCTGGAGCGCGAGGAATTCGCCAAATGGCACGCGGCCAATGAAGAACATGCCCGCGCATGGCGTCAATTGGGCATGCTCGACCAACGCTTCAGCGTGGCCAAAGGCCCGGCCCGCAGTGCACTGCTGCAATCGCGCGAAGGCATCCGCCGGCGCGTGCGCAAACTGGGCAGCGGTCTGGCCAGCGTTGTCGCGGTGATCGGTATGGGGCTGTTTGCCGCCGAGCATTATTTGCCGATGGACTATTGGCTGGCCGATCAGCGCACCGCAACCGGCGAACAGCGCACCGTACGCCTGGCCGACGGCACCGTGCTCAACCTCAATACTCACAGTGCCGTGGATGTGCGCTTCGATGAGAAGCAGCGCCTGATCGTCTTGCAGGAAGGCGAGATCCTCGTCGAAACCGGCCACGGCGATGCACGGCCATTTATCGTCGAAACCCGCGAAGGCAGCATGCGTGCATTGGGCACGCGGTTCCTGGTCAAGCGCGAAGAACAAGGTACGCGTCTGAGCGTGCTGCAATCAGCGGTGGCGGCACGCACGCAAGCGAATCCCGAAGAACAGATTTTGCGCGAAGGCCAGCAAGTATTGCTGCGCGGTGATGGGCTGGGCTCGATTGTCGCCCTCACGCCCGGCGCCGATGCCTGGACGCGCGGCATGCTGGTGGTGGATAACGCTCGACTGAGCGATCTGGTGCATGAGCTGGGTCGTTATCGTCGTGGGCATCTGGGCGTTGCGCCGGAAGTGGCTGACTTGCGAATCACCGGCAGCTTCCCGCTGCATGACACCGACAAAGCCTTGAGCGCCCTGCTGCCAACCCTGCCAGTGCAGATCGAGCAGCACACACCGTATTGGGTGACGGTGGCCAAGGCTGATTCCAAGCCTGAATGA
- the creD gene encoding cell envelope integrity protein CreD, which produces MNKNLTIKLGAIALLILLLLIPLMMIDGVIDDRQQLRDGVLQDIARSASYNQQVSGPVMVVPYRKVIHNWKINDKTNKRYDDPREERGRLYFLPERFELDGQVQTELRARGIYEARLFHADNRINGHFSLPAQLGIKEDFADYQFDAPFLAVGISDIRGIENALKLELDGQRLDFVPGTQVGWLGEGVRVTLPLLDTSKATELAFGFELRLQGTGSLQVLPVGKSSSVSLTANWPHPSFIGNFLPAKREINDAGFSAEWQTTFFSTNLQDAMSRCVSSNDCEAFNGRSFGVSFIDPVDQYLKSDRAIKYALLFIVLTFAGFFLFEVLKSLAVHPVQYALVGVALAFFYLLLLSLSEHIGFALAYLLSASGCVLLIGFYVCHVLRSVRHGLSFSAGLAALYGLLYGLLSAEDYALLMGSLLLFGLLGVFMVLTRKLDWYGIGQKPAKPLEFDIGAVQ; this is translated from the coding sequence ATGAACAAGAATCTGACCATTAAGCTCGGGGCCATTGCCCTGTTGATCCTGCTGTTACTCATACCGTTAATGATGATCGACGGCGTGATCGACGATCGCCAGCAATTGCGCGACGGCGTGCTGCAGGACATCGCTCGCAGTGCCAGTTACAACCAGCAAGTGAGCGGGCCGGTGATGGTGGTGCCGTATCGCAAGGTGATTCACAACTGGAAGATCAACGACAAAACCAACAAGCGCTACGACGATCCCCGGGAGGAACGCGGGCGTTTGTACTTTCTGCCGGAGCGCTTCGAACTCGATGGCCAGGTGCAGACCGAATTGCGCGCCCGGGGTATTTACGAAGCGCGGTTGTTCCACGCCGATAACCGCATCAACGGTCATTTCTCGCTGCCGGCCCAGTTGGGCATCAAGGAAGATTTCGCCGACTACCAGTTCGACGCGCCGTTTCTCGCGGTCGGCATCAGCGACATTCGCGGCATCGAAAACGCTTTGAAACTGGAGCTCGACGGCCAGCGCCTGGACTTTGTCCCGGGCACCCAGGTCGGCTGGCTCGGCGAAGGTGTACGCGTCACGTTGCCGCTGCTCGACACCAGTAAAGCCACCGAATTGGCGTTCGGTTTTGAACTGCGCCTGCAAGGCACCGGTTCGCTGCAGGTGCTGCCGGTGGGCAAGAGCAGTAGCGTGAGCCTCACCGCCAACTGGCCGCACCCAAGCTTCATCGGCAACTTCCTGCCCGCCAAACGTGAAATCAACGATGCCGGTTTCAGCGCCGAATGGCAGACCACGTTCTTCTCCACCAATTTGCAGGACGCCATGAGCCGTTGCGTGAGCAGCAATGATTGCGAGGCGTTCAACGGCCGCAGCTTTGGCGTGAGCTTCATCGATCCGGTGGATCAGTATCTGAAGAGTGACCGGGCGATCAAATATGCGCTGCTGTTCATCGTCCTGACATTCGCCGGTTTCTTCTTGTTCGAAGTGCTGAAAAGTCTGGCGGTTCACCCGGTGCAGTACGCCTTGGTCGGCGTGGCACTGGCGTTCTTTTACCTGTTGCTGCTGTCGCTGTCAGAGCACATCGGGTTTGCCTTGGCGTATCTGTTGTCGGCCAGTGGCTGCGTGTTGTTGATCGGCTTTTACGTTTGTCATGTGCTGCGCAGCGTGCGCCACGGTTTGAGTTTTTCGGCGGGATTGGCGGCGTTGTATGGCCTGCTCTATGGATTGTTGAGTGCCGAGGATTACGCGCTGTTGATGGGCTCGCTGTTGCTGTTCGGCTTGCTCGGTGTGTTCATGGTGCTGACGCGCAAACTGGACTGGTACGGGATCGGGCAGAAGCCGGCCAAGCCGTTGGAGTTTGATATTGGGGCGGTGCAATGA
- a CDS encoding glutathione S-transferase, with amino-acid sequence MSAPSMTLFHNSLSPFVRKVMVLLHETGQQDRVALQDCVLSPVSPDPTLNADNPLGKIPALRLADGNVIHDSRVILDYLDHQHVGNPLIPRDGSARWRRLTLASMADGIMDASVMVRYEQALRAPEKHWNEWLDAQREKIRRALALLETDAIAELTSHFDVAAISVACALGYLDLRFPEMDWRTANPQLANWYFEVSQRPSMIATMPKV; translated from the coding sequence ATGTCCGCCCCCAGCATGACCCTGTTCCACAACTCGCTGTCCCCGTTCGTTCGCAAAGTGATGGTGTTGCTGCACGAGACCGGTCAGCAGGATCGCGTCGCGTTACAAGACTGCGTGCTCAGCCCGGTCAGCCCCGATCCGACCCTTAACGCTGACAACCCGCTGGGCAAGATCCCGGCCCTGCGCCTGGCCGATGGCAACGTCATCCATGACAGCCGCGTGATCCTCGATTACCTCGACCACCAACACGTCGGCAACCCGCTGATCCCCCGCGACGGCTCGGCCCGCTGGCGGCGCCTGACCCTGGCCTCGATGGCCGACGGGATCATGGATGCTTCGGTAATGGTGCGTTACGAGCAGGCGCTGCGTGCTCCGGAAAAGCACTGGAACGAATGGCTCGACGCCCAGCGCGAGAAGATCCGCCGTGCGCTCGCACTGCTGGAAACGGACGCGATCGCCGAGCTGACCAGTCACTTCGATGTCGCCGCAATCAGCGTCGCCTGTGCACTGGGCTACCTCGACCTGCGCTTCCCTGAAATGGACTGGCGGACCGCCAATCCACAATTGGCCAACTGGTACTTTGAAGTCAGCCAGCGACCGTCCATGATCGCCACGATGCCCAAGGTTTAA